Proteins encoded within one genomic window of Jiangella mangrovi:
- a CDS encoding alpha/beta fold hydrolase: MFDGFRLERVRTSEADLRVRHGGSGPPVLLLHGHPRTHTTWHRVAPLLAERHTVVCPDLRGYGSSSGPAPAPDHSAHSKRAMAADGVELMRALGHDRFAVVGHDRGSYVAYRLALDHPDAVTALAVLDCVPIGEALARCDARFAEDWYHWFFFAQPERPERVINADPDAWYSVGEAGSANTPERMGAENFADFLRAIHDPATVRAMLEDYQAGLSVDRAADDADRAAGRRIGCPVLVVWSARDDLPGLYGDALSVWRPWAGDLRAAIIDSGHHVAEEAPDDLARLLLGFLPPAKGCEE, encoded by the coding sequence ATGTTCGACGGGTTCCGGCTGGAGCGGGTACGCACGAGCGAGGCGGACCTGCGGGTCCGCCACGGCGGCAGCGGCCCGCCGGTCCTGCTGCTGCACGGGCATCCGCGCACGCACACGACTTGGCACCGGGTCGCGCCGCTGCTGGCGGAGCGGCACACCGTCGTCTGCCCGGACCTGCGCGGTTACGGCTCGTCCAGCGGGCCGGCGCCCGCACCGGATCACTCCGCGCACTCGAAGCGCGCCATGGCCGCCGACGGCGTCGAGCTGATGCGGGCACTCGGGCACGACCGCTTCGCCGTCGTCGGGCACGATCGTGGCAGTTACGTCGCCTACCGGCTCGCGCTGGACCACCCGGACGCCGTCACCGCCCTGGCCGTGCTCGACTGCGTCCCGATCGGCGAGGCCCTCGCCCGCTGCGACGCGCGGTTCGCGGAGGATTGGTACCACTGGTTCTTCTTCGCCCAGCCCGAGCGGCCGGAACGGGTGATCAACGCCGACCCGGACGCCTGGTACTCGGTCGGGGAAGCCGGTTCGGCGAACACCCCCGAGCGGATGGGTGCCGAGAACTTCGCCGACTTCCTGCGCGCGATCCACGACCCCGCGACCGTGCGGGCGATGCTCGAGGACTACCAGGCCGGCTTGTCCGTCGACCGCGCCGCCGACGACGCCGACCGCGCGGCCGGCCGGCGCATCGGCTGCCCGGTCCTCGTGGTCTGGTCCGCACGCGACGACCTGCCCGGGTTGTACGGCGACGCCCTGTCGGTCTGGCGGCCCTGGGCGGGTGACCTCCGGGCGGCGATCATCGACTCCGGCCACCACGTGGCCGAGGAGGCGCCGGACGATCTGGCCCGGCTGTTGCTCGGCTTCCTCCCGCCCGCGAAGGGGTGCGAAGAGTAG
- a CDS encoding LPXTG cell wall anchor domain-containing protein, whose translation MRKTIIGGFGALALTVAGAAPALADDQDTGNAVASYGSDDGGHDDDGGDDDGHDDGGDYGDQDGDDDGGHDDGGDDNGADENGHDDGGDDNGADENGADENGADENGADENGTDDGGDENGADENGADENGADENGTDDGADENGADENGADDGGDDNGADENGSDVGADTGDANGDDAGAENGGDDDGTGTDDAASDENGDELPDTGSDSALIALGGLAMAAAGGAAIAVRRRRSETA comes from the coding sequence GTGCGGAAGACCATCATCGGTGGGTTCGGGGCGCTGGCACTCACGGTCGCGGGAGCGGCGCCGGCACTGGCGGACGACCAGGACACTGGGAACGCTGTCGCCTCCTACGGCAGCGACGACGGCGGCCATGACGATGACGGCGGCGACGACGACGGTCACGACGACGGCGGCGACTACGGCGACCAGGACGGCGACGACGACGGCGGTCACGACGACGGTGGCGACGACAACGGTGCCGATGAGAACGGTCACGACGACGGTGGCGACGACAACGGTGCCGATGAGAACGGTGCCGATGAGAACGGCGCTGACGAGAACGGGGCTGACGAGAACGGCACGGACGACGGCGGCGACGAGAACGGCGCTGACGAGAACGGGGCTGACGAGAACGGGGCTGACGAGAACGGCACGGACGACGGTGCCGACGAGAACGGCGCCGACGAGAACGGCGCCGACGACGGCGGCGACGACAATGGTGCCGACGAGAACGGCTCGGACGTGGGCGCCGACACCGGCGACGCGAACGGCGACGACGCGGGCGCCGAGAACGGTGGCGATGACGACGGCACCGGCACGGACGACGCGGCGAGCGACGAGAACGGTGACGAACTCCCCGACACCGGCTCGGACTCGGCCCTGATCGCTCTGGGCGGCCTGGCCATGGCCGCCGCCGGCGGCGCGGCGATCGCGGTGCGCCGCCGTCGTTCCGAGACTGCCTGA